In Cucurbita pepo subsp. pepo cultivar mu-cu-16 chromosome LG10, ASM280686v2, whole genome shotgun sequence, the DNA window TTGGAACTCATGAGTACTTAGCACCTGAGATCATCAAGGGTGAAGGCCATGGAAGTGCTGTAGATTGGTGGACTTTTGGAATTTTTCTATACGAGCTATTATTTGGTAAAACTCCTTTTAAGGGGTCTGGAAATCGAGCTACTTTATTCAACATTGTCGGTCAGCCACTTCGGTTTCCAGATGCACCAGTTGTTAGTTTTGCTGCAAAGGATCTCATAAGGGGATTGCTAGTGAAGGAACCACAACACAGATTGGCTTATAAACGTGGGGCAACTGAGATCAAGCAGCATCCTTTCTTTGAAGGTGTAAATTGGGCATTAATACGTTGTGCTACTCCTCCTGAAATCCCAAGGCCGGTCGAGATTGAGAGAATACCACATGCAGTGGCATCAACCAGTGAAAAGGCCGTTGCTATTGCTGCAGCAGCAGCTGCAGATAAAAAGGCTTCCGATAATTATCTTGAGTTTGATTTCTTTTAGAAAGAAATCCTTACACGTTATACAGGTTGTTCATCAATGAAAGCCTGCCTAAAACATTTCTGTATGGCAGTGGAACCGATGAGGAAGAAGCATATTGATAGATGATGAAACACTGTAAGTTTGTTGTTGTCTTTTAACAGTTTCAAATTGATGTTGCACAAGTATTTAATGGATTCTTTGCTTTCCTCTAAAGGCTTGATTCATTAGAATGTACATGCTTAGCTATTTTCAGCACCAGGATCCAGACTATCTCCATAGGAATATCAATCTTTTGCATTCATCTAATCTCATTGAAGTTCATTTACATAGAAGTGATGATCCTTTATAGGAAGAAAGCACCAAAGAACATCAGTACCATAAAGCTACACAATCTTAGGCACAAGAGAGCTCCTAATATACTCCTTATACACGTAGCTCAGACAAacttagttttaaaacacatgcAAGAAACTGAACTGTTTCgttgttcttgagcttctgtaACGCTGGAATTAGGATCGTTATTACCCTTGGAGTTATCGGAGTTATCATCTTGGTAGCGAGGAGAACAAAGAGGAGAGGGCGATCCACCCAGTTGGCTCGTTTCTTTCCCTTCACAAACAATCTTTACCTCACAAAACCCCGGAGCTTTCTGAAGTACCTCATTAGCTATTCCGCTTCCCCCTCGAGATCTCGACTTCCTAATGATTTCCAATTGACAATGGAAACAAAAACTTGAGTATGTTTAGCTGATGAATTTGCTTTGACATCTAGAGAAAGGTACCTGGATCTGTTGACTCCAAGAACTAGCTTCCTTATATTGAGAATTGGAATAACATCCAAAATGGCCCTAGCCACCTTGTCACTCTCAATCAGCACAGTATCTGCCTTAACCTGTTTCATCAATAAgtgagaaacaaaacaaaatctcatACTCATTACCTTAGAAAAAACAGCCATTTCTTTTGAGTACCTTAGCTGCAGAGCAGGAGTCAATGAAACTCTGAAGAAAATCCTTCCTCTTGCTCTCTTCTTGTGCTACATGGATAGCCACTTGCTGTTTACTAACCTGATTTATTGGAATCTTTCCCACTGCCATCACAGAAACAAACACAGACCCTCATAGATTCATAATTATATCCAACAGTTTATGACTTTTCTGAACAGATTTCACTCCAAACAAGATAAAAATCAACGTTCTGGAGTCTCTGTTCATCACTCATCCTCTGTTCAAGTCCAACAGAACCCagaaataaagttaaaaactTTTGTCCTCTCAAACACATGATACTGTAGAACATAAGCATGCGCACAGACcagcaaagaagaagaatctgaaATAAAAGTGtcaaatacaaacaaaagcATCAGAGCAGAGATTCTCTGCAAGCAGTAAATCATCCATCTCAAAACCATCCCCACCATGCCAAATGGCCACTTTCTAACTTAAAGCTAAAGCTCCAGACATAAGACTTTGACCatgaaaaggagagagaaaaaagaagaagagagagaaagagagagagccATAGAAACAGAGTTATCTGAAATTACATGGGCTAGGAATGTAACGTGTTTCAGGGAAGACATGCAAAAGGTAGACGACAGTGGTGGAAGCTGTAATGGCGTTCTTGAGCGTCCATTGAAGTGCATCATTACTGGAATCGCTTTTCTCCACTCCGACATAAACGCAATCCTCCCATTTCAGAGCATCCGACGAGAACGAACACCCACCACTGTAATCTTCTCTGATGCTCTCTAACGCCGCCGCCGGCGAAACCATTTTCCGTTTAACCTCAAACATCTCATCCGAATCATCTTCCTCGATCTCGCTTGTGCTGTTGCTGTACTTGTAATTGCTGAACTCACTTTCGAGCCCTTCATCGGAGTGGAAGTTCCTGGCCTCCGCCGGAGATGGCAACGCCGACATGGCCGATGAAGGTCGGGAATCAAAGTCGCCCAGATTTGAGAATACAAGGAAAAACCAGGAGGCCAATGTGGGTACCGTATTAACTCCCTTGTGGCGGGGCTCCGATTTTCCAACTTCTTGGAGTCAATtggtttgacttttttttagtacGGTCTCTTCCACCTATATTATGTGATTGTTTATAATGGTTCCANaataaaaaaaaaaaaaaaaaaaagaatccatTTCCCGACGTTGTATCTAACACGAACATAGTCGATCATAGCAGAACATAGTTTTAATGGTAAGACAATCccgttgaagattgttgggagaggagtccgtTATGTGAGattatactcaaagtagataatatatGTAGTTTCTAACAAATCTGACACGAATATAATTGAATACAACTTTGGTCGAATATTTAAGTTCCAATTAAATTGGAGTCAAAAGcgtataaaaattaagaatctatttcaaaattatttaacctaatttttttttattgtctaTTAACTTAATCAATTAAGAgtaacataaatttaataaaattaaattttacattCGTTAATAACGATTTAGGGACAAATTTGATTGCTCTTTAACCTACAAACAAAActacattaaattttaacaactttttttttaataaaaactaaatttttacaTAGCCGTGATGTTCTATATtgattagggaggagaacaaaacaccctttatatataatatatataagagTGTACGAAACCTTTCCCCAACAGAAATGTACTAAACCTTTGAGGGAAGGTCgagagggaaagtccaaaaaagacaatatctgctggagAGTGGATTTGGACCATTAAAATagcaaaaattaaatactatttgaaattaagtagaaattttaagaaattaaagtatGCATGTACGTATAGTGcttatttgtttaataaatgaattataatgggctgtatttaaattaaaaccccaatgaatatttatatacagTCCAGAGATGTAGCTGGTTGTCAAAGTTGACATGGTACCAAAATACCATTGGAATATTCGAATATTAGataatttccattttaatatttctatatttttttcaagtcaaatctaatcatttaatttttaacatttttttcgaCTGATATTTAGTTTGTCGATGCTTGTCAATTTCAAACCTATTCGAtcaagatataatatttttttatccacTCTCGTATGGttgaataaaagaatgaatttATCGAGActtattttgatattaaaaataaacatagNaaaatattatatcttgaTCGAATAGGTTTGAAATTGACAAGCATCGACAAACTAAATATCAGtcgaaaaaaatgttaaaaattaaattaaaaagtaatcaaaatattggagaataaaacatatatataaccTTTTAAGAAACATATTTACAAAGGTTCTCATCTACTTTAGCAATCACTTGTGATTAACAAAGCACTTTATGAAGCCCAATTGAAAAGTAACTGTTGAGGCCCAAAAGAAACTGGCCCAATAATGAACCtctgatatatatattaataaaaaataataatttgttcaatatatatatatatatttagaccTTAGTGGATATTAATCtgttcaatatttatttataagattaaaaagatagtatttttaaaaattatatatatgaagtTGATTGATGTTTACCAATGCTTTCAATagtatttttcataataataataataataatattattattattatttaaaaaaatcttttaaaagtatttttcaaaataataataataatagaatcaAAAGTGTACGTATAGCTACACCCCTTGGTTATATAGCCTTTATTTAAAGGAATCTTTCGgctttggattaaaaaaaagccACTTTCGGTTTGGTCaacttttatgttttaaaatcttaatattgtttattacattatatattttacttttatttttcaactctTAAATTATGGAATATGtggattttattatttttattaatatttataataaagttggcaaattaaactatattataaaaaaacccCGCACAACTTCAAGGGAGAGTTAGAAAAGATCATTTGTGATCAAACGGTTTGAAAACTTCACAAGCAAATTGATCAAGACTTACATGAATACTTGAGCATGTACTCTAGATTAAGAATTGTCAAAGGATGAGTCTCGTGCCTCTCAAGTGTAGAAGCACGGTGGAAAGCAATATCaaacaagtaaaaaaagaCGCGAGAATAGGAAATGAGTAGAAAGACAGAACAATAGGATTACatcaaaaaaaacaaaaagttctTACGACTCATGAGGACACTTAAAAGGAGACAAAATGTCGATCGGAataaagtaaacaaaaaagTATAGCATGTGCtataaaaaaaggaatgagAATGAGATTGACACATCTTTGTTTAATAAACGTAGAATGTGAATAAAATTACGAAATTTAGAAAGGGTCCCATATTCTATTCTCATTCCTCGATtttcaataaacaaataagaccgagttatctttttaatttaataatttggtCTATATATACgtgtgtgtgtgagagagaaTTATATAGATAGTCCCGAGTTTCTCTAACCTATTACCTTAATCTCAAACTCAAATGGTACATGATTCAAAGTCCCTAAATAACTCAAGAATCCAAGACTCACAAACCTTTGGCACTCCATCAAACATCTCTACGAAGTTTTCTCCAACATATTTGTGCGCTAAAGCTATCAAATTTCCTGACTTTAGGCTCCAACAAGCAAGGGAATGGGCATTTTCCCTGCACCTTTCCTATTCAAGAAGGTTCCCACGGTTTTGCTTTCCACAATTAACTGGCCACAGTGTTTGggaataaaaagaacaaatggaagaagaaaagaacccGAAATCAAATGGTGAAGGGCACATGCAAGGACCATTGGACGGCCGAGATTGTATGATtgtgatatatattttagtggAGAATACTGGAAAAGAATTACGGAAGAGAAAACTGGAAAGGGAAACAAACCAGAGCCAGCAACGTCGACACGAAGAACCCATTCAGAATGTAAGCAgctcctttttcctcttctttgcttcattttttaaGGTTCTTAGTGAGATTCCCACAAGACACTGATGACTTTTGCGTGAGCTTAACAGGCATTGAGAAGGACAGGGCCATAAAGAAGGGCGAGTCCGTGTGAGACCCCTTTGGTATTTAAACAGCAGCCTGGCCTCTAAAGGTTGTGACTTGCGAGATCTTAGGTTCACTTTCTTGTCCGGGCTCTTCTTGTATTCTAGCATCGTCATTCTCGTACCTGAGCTGGTTTTCAACCTTGAGTTTCAAGCCCTGcagagagaaaaacagagagaattAGAGAAGCAGAAGCTTTGGCAGATTGTATTTAGCTTTGGTGCAATTTCTATTCTTCTTGAGAAGGACCAAATGGGTGTCAATCCTCAGGACGCGATCAAGAAGCTCAAAGTTCTGATGGATCAAGGTCAGATGATCAACtctgttttcttcaattccaGTTCTGAAAACTTCATTCCCTAATAACCATTTGTTCTATCTGTTTAATTTCGTCACCTGCAGTTGATCACTCATCGAAGAAATCCTTTCAGGTTCGCcagctttcttcttcttcttctatccTCCATCTTCTGTATGCGACCTGCAAGTTCTAAGAGCTTAAAATGCTGTTAGTTCTGTTGGGTTGAAGCCCAAATGACCTCTTATGAAACTTTTTGTAAATGACATCGAATGATCTATTTGCAGAATGTTCATCAAGGATTCTTAATAGAAACGCTGGACCGTTTCCTAAGGGCACGAGACTACGATGTTGGCAAGGCCCATAAAATGGTTAGACGCATGTTTTTGGTTGAACTTCTGTAAACATCAAACTGTCATATGCATTACTAAGATATGCTGACAAACCATTCCTCTTTAATGTTGCAGCTGGTTGACTGTTTAAAATGGAGGGTGGAAAACCAGATTGACAAGATATTAAGGGTAAGTGTTTCAACGGCTCGTTTACTCGATGGCTCCCAATTCTTTTCTTGACAGCATTTTATTGTCTGCAGAAGCCAATATTTCCTGCTGATGTCTATAGATCAGTGAGAGATTCACAGCTCGTAGGACTTTCGGGCTACTCAAAAGAGGTCTGAGTTTTGTTAACCAATGTCTGTCTTGTTTAACCAGCAATCCCTGTAATCTTAGGATACCTTGTTCTAATGAGATTAGCATATAGCCAGCCGTTCTAACCTACAACTTGTTCTGTTTCACCTCAGGGCCTTCCCATATTTGCCATTGGTGTTGGGCTCAGCACATTAGACAAAGCACATGTAAGTATTCGCGGTTCAGTTCATCTTCCAAACGAATAATTGACCCTTTCGTGAATTTCGATGCCACAAACAGCAGCctagattttgaaaatatgtaCTTCAAAAACCagagagaaattgagaagCTTGTCAAGTTTACTAACCGGTGTTTTGATCTCTTCACAGGTGCATGATTATGTGCAGTCGCACATACAAATCAATGAGTATCGAGATCGTGTTATTCTGGTGAGTTTCTGAATTCTAGGATTCAAAAGAAGCTTCTCTCCTAGTATCATTAACACGTACATTTTGCTGTAGCCTTCTGCATCAAAAAAGTATGGAAGGCCCATCACTACCTGCGTTAAGATTTTAGATATGACTGGTCTGAAGCTTTCGGCACTTGGCCACATAAAGGTATTCTCTTTTCCTACAATTGTCTCCAATAGATGTCAGTGCAAGTTAAATATAGCCATGTAAATCTGATTCCGTTTCTTGTGGTTCTGATTGGTCTAAACTAATGACAAATCCGCACAATAAGATCAGAAAGTTAAATTCTTTAGTTTGAATCCATTTATCACAAATCAAGTTCACACTGGATCGTGGGATTTtgagggaagaaaaagaagaaaaaagagacgaaaaagaaaagattcaacgcatatcattttgtttataaaatctGTTGTCTGGAGGAATTTCTTTCTGACcatcattttaaaacaagacCATAATGGTGAGGAACATATTCTCCATAATAAACTATAGTAAAGTGGAAAGAAAACTTATGATGTGTTTTGATACCTTAAATATGCAATTTATGACTAGCAAATCAAGGATTTCCCAAATCTCTAATGATCATGCAACCGGTAATGTCTCATGTTTCTGCAGTTCCTGACAATTTTATCAACCATTGATGATCTGAACTACCCAGAGAGAACAACTGCTTACTACATTGTAAATGTACCTTACGTCTTTTCATCCTGTTGGAAGGTAAACCATTGAAGAGACTGATCTTGGTTGATTTTGTACCTTGAGtgttgaaataatttttcctTCAACACCTGTCTGATGTGTATAGTCATGTATTCTCTTTGATATTGCAGGTTGTCAAGCCTCTCTTACATGAAAGGACAAGGAAAAAGGTTCAAGTATTACCAGGCTGCGGGAGAGATGAGCTGTTGAAGGTAAGGCCTGCATCATTTAAAGAATGTAAAATTGGTTGACTCTTATCAAACATAAAAGCTCTTTTTTGGCCTGCttgaatatattataaataaaatggaccactacatgtttttttatacaaaaagtTTTGACATTTCATTTGACAATGGAAGCTAGAATCAAGTTTCCCGAAACAttccataaaaaataacatatcgAGTGTATAAAGCAAGGTACATATGCTATTGTTAGACAATTAAGAGTGGCAAGAGTAATGTTAAATACTAGTGGGGGAAATACAATAATCAAATAACGGGATTCCCTACCATATGCAAAGTGATGATGCTTTAATTATTCTCTATTTCTTGCAGATAATGGATTATACCTCTCTTCCACATTTCTGTAAAAGAGGGAGCTCATTGTCCTCGAGATCATCGGCTCATCAAGGAGGCAATAATTGCTATTCCTCGGACCACCTTTTTCATCAACAGCTATACAGCTACATCAAGCAACAATCCATGATCAATGAACCTACTGAGCCAATTAGAAAAGGATCATTTCATGTAACCCTTCAGGCATCAGCATCAAAAAGCAAAGGAGCAGCTAAAACTATTGAATCTGAGTTTCGGAAGTACGAGAATGGGATTTCTGATACACTGATTGAACTGGAAATAATGTAGTGATTGAA includes these proteins:
- the LOC111803488 gene encoding U-box domain-containing protein 35-like, which codes for MSALPSPAEARNFHSDEGLESEFSNYKYSNSTSEIEEDDSDEMFEVKRKMVSPAAALESIREDYSGGCSFSSDALKWEDCVYVGVEKSDSSNDALQWTLKNAITASTTVVYLLHVFPETRYIPSPLGKIPINQVSKQQVAIHVAQEESKRKDFLQSFIDSCSAAKVKADTVLIESDKVARAILDVIPILNIRKLVLGVNRSRKSRSRGGSGIANEVLQKAPGFCEVKIVCEGKETSQLGGSPSPLCSPRYQDDNSDNSKGNNDPNSSVTEAQEQRNSSVSCMCFKTKFV
- the LOC111803051 gene encoding SEC14 cytosolic factor-like, coding for MGVNPQDAIKKLKVLMDQVDHSSKKSFQNVHQGFLIETLDRFLRARDYDVGKAHKMLVDCLKWRVENQIDKILRKPIFPADVYRSVRDSQLVGLSGYSKEGLPIFAIGVGLSTLDKAHVHDYVQSHIQINEYRDRVILPSASKKYGRPITTCVKILDMTGLKLSALGHIKFLTILSTIDDLNYPERTTAYYIVNVPYVFSSCWKVVKPLLHERTRKKVQVLPGCGRDELLKIMDYTSLPHFCKRGSSLSSRSSAHQGGNNCYSSDHLFHQQLYSYIKQQSMINEPTEPIRKGSFHVTLQASASKSKGAAKTIESEFRKYENGISDTLIELEIM